From Paenibacillus sp. V4I7, one genomic window encodes:
- the kdpC gene encoding potassium-transporting ATPase subunit KdpC, translating into MKSVLIAVRVSLLFMIVCGLIYPLATTGVAQVLFPKQANGSLIESNGVVIGSELLAQSFELPRLFHPRASAAQYDPTASSGSNMAVASSDYAAAMAEKIDALKKENPNLTDIPADLVTVSGSGFDPDLSPEGAKAQVPRISKETGISEKSLNDLVDQLTKTRQLGIFGEPRVNVIELNMELLKQVKG; encoded by the coding sequence ATGAAATCGGTTTTGATAGCTGTTCGTGTGTCTTTATTGTTCATGATCGTCTGTGGGCTCATCTATCCACTCGCAACGACAGGTGTGGCGCAGGTCCTATTCCCTAAACAAGCGAATGGAAGTCTTATTGAATCGAATGGTGTCGTGATTGGATCGGAATTGCTAGCTCAAAGTTTCGAGTTACCGAGGCTCTTCCATCCAAGAGCATCGGCAGCCCAATATGATCCGACCGCTTCATCTGGCTCCAATATGGCGGTAGCTTCAAGCGATTATGCTGCAGCCATGGCAGAGAAGATCGACGCCTTGAAAAAGGAAAATCCCAATTTAACGGATATCCCGGCGGATTTAGTAACCGTATCAGGCTCCGGTTTCGATCCGGATTTATCACCGGAAGGAGCCAAAGCTCAAGTGCCGAGAATCAGCAAGGAAACAGGGATCTCTGAGAAAAGTCTCAATGACCTCGTTGACCAGCTTACAAAAACGCGCCAACTCGGAATTTTCGGTGAGCCTAGGGTCAATGTGATCGAATTAAATATGGAACTGCTAAAGCAAGTGAAGGGATAA
- the kdpB gene encoding potassium-transporting ATPase subunit KdpB: MAVERKKTMTKEIMNQAIVDSFKKLNPWVMIKNPVMFVVEIGTVITLLLSLAPDLFGTTEVGRGYNIAVFLILLFTLLFANFAEALAEGRGKAQADSLRKTKSDTKARLVQKDGSYKEVSSTSLHKGDVVRIEIGEIIPSDGEIIEGLASIDESAITGESAPVIKEAGGDFSSVTGGTRVASDYIVVKVTTDPGESFLDRMIALVEGAKRQKTPNEIALTTLLAVLTLIFLIVIMTMVPMAQYLDVNLEISTLIALLVCLIPTTIGGLLSAIGIAGMDRVTQFNVLAMSGKAVEAAGDIDTMILDKTGTITFGNRMASEFVPVSGVLAKDIILTALQASVKDETPEGRSIVELAYKLGETWQADSYQGAEVVEFTAETRMSGLNLADGKQVRKGAVDAIKKYVAAMGGKIPSDLEAITNRIAKAGGTPLAVAVNERIYGVIYLKDTVKPGLKERFAELRAMGIKTVMCTGDNPLTAATIALEAGVDEFIAEAKPEDKIAAIKKEQQEGKLVAMTGDGTNDAPALAQADVGLAMNSGTMAAKEAANMIDLDSDPTKLLSVISIGKQLLITRGALTTFSIANDIAKYFAIIPAMFILAMPQLQGLNIMNLASPESAILSALIFNAIIIPLLIPIAMKGVKYRAMSADKLLSRNILLYGIGGVIVPFIGIKIIDMVLHGLNIV, from the coding sequence ATGGCTGTGGAACGTAAAAAAACAATGACAAAAGAAATCATGAATCAAGCTATCGTTGATTCATTTAAAAAATTAAATCCTTGGGTGATGATCAAAAATCCGGTTATGTTTGTAGTTGAGATCGGTACGGTCATTACGCTCCTGCTTTCACTCGCACCAGATCTTTTTGGTACCACAGAAGTAGGGCGGGGTTATAACATCGCTGTGTTTTTGATCCTGCTTTTCACCTTGCTTTTCGCTAACTTCGCTGAAGCTTTGGCCGAAGGGCGGGGCAAGGCACAGGCGGATTCCCTACGGAAGACGAAATCCGATACGAAGGCTCGTCTGGTTCAAAAGGATGGCTCTTATAAGGAAGTGTCTTCAACTTCTCTCCATAAAGGAGATGTGGTCCGCATTGAAATCGGGGAGATTATCCCATCCGACGGCGAGATCATTGAAGGATTAGCTTCGATTGATGAGTCAGCTATTACAGGTGAATCGGCTCCTGTTATTAAGGAAGCTGGAGGCGACTTCTCATCGGTTACAGGTGGTACACGGGTAGCTTCCGACTATATTGTTGTCAAAGTGACGACCGATCCGGGCGAATCGTTCTTGGATCGCATGATTGCACTGGTGGAAGGCGCCAAACGGCAGAAAACGCCGAATGAAATTGCCTTAACGACACTGCTTGCCGTATTGACACTTATTTTCTTAATTGTCATTATGACCATGGTTCCGATGGCGCAGTATTTGGATGTGAATTTGGAGATTTCCACATTGATTGCTCTGCTGGTCTGTCTCATTCCGACGACAATCGGCGGACTCTTGTCAGCTATCGGTATCGCCGGTATGGACCGCGTGACCCAGTTTAACGTGCTTGCCATGTCAGGCAAGGCGGTAGAGGCAGCTGGAGACATCGATACAATGATTCTTGATAAAACGGGGACGATCACCTTCGGGAATCGGATGGCTTCGGAGTTTGTACCTGTGAGTGGCGTACTTGCTAAAGACATCATCCTTACTGCCCTGCAAGCATCTGTGAAAGACGAAACACCAGAAGGACGCTCCATTGTGGAGCTTGCGTATAAGCTTGGGGAGACTTGGCAAGCAGATAGCTATCAAGGTGCAGAAGTGGTAGAGTTTACCGCTGAAACACGGATGTCGGGACTTAATTTAGCTGATGGTAAACAAGTCCGTAAGGGCGCCGTTGACGCGATTAAGAAATATGTAGCAGCTATGGGCGGAAAAATTCCTAGTGATTTAGAAGCAATTACGAACCGAATCGCCAAAGCCGGGGGCACTCCGCTGGCAGTCGCGGTTAACGAGCGGATTTATGGCGTTATTTACCTTAAGGACACGGTAAAACCGGGCTTGAAGGAACGATTTGCAGAGCTACGCGCAATGGGCATCAAAACAGTAATGTGTACAGGGGATAATCCCCTTACAGCTGCGACGATTGCGCTTGAAGCCGGAGTAGATGAATTTATTGCTGAGGCGAAGCCGGAAGATAAAATTGCCGCGATTAAAAAAGAGCAGCAAGAAGGCAAGCTGGTAGCGATGACAGGGGACGGAACGAATGACGCTCCTGCGCTTGCTCAGGCCGATGTAGGTCTTGCGATGAATTCAGGCACAATGGCTGCGAAAGAAGCTGCTAACATGATCGATCTTGATTCGGATCCGACGAAGCTGCTTTCGGTGATTTCCATTGGTAAACAACTGCTGATCACTCGTGGAGCCTTAACGACGTTCTCTATTGCCAACGATATTGCTAAATATTTTGCGATCATTCCAGCGATGTTTATTCTCGCCATGCCACAGCTGCAGGGGTTGAATATCATGAATCTGGCTTCGCCGGAATCGGCTATTTTATCGGCATTAATATTCAATGCCATCATCATTCCCCTGCTGATTCCAATTGCGATGAAGGGTGTTAAGTATCGGGCGATGTCGGCAGATAAATTGTTGTCACGTAATATTTTGCTGTACGGTATCGGCGGTGTGATAGTCCCTTTCATTGGTATTAAAATCATTGATATGGTGCTTCATGGATTAAACATCGTTTAA
- a CDS encoding potassium-transporting ATPase subunit F: MIVIGVIGFAIMVYLGFVLVKPEKF; the protein is encoded by the coding sequence ATGATTGTTATCGGTGTTATTGGATTTGCCATTATGGTGTATCTCGGTTTTGTTTTAGTGAAGCCGGAGAAATTTTAA
- the kdpA gene encoding potassium-transporting ATPase subunit KdpA: MGLLQVVITLGIIMLLVKPVGSYLVKVFGYEKSGLDRVFAPFERVSYRIMGVNEDEAMGWKKYLGSVLLVNFVMMLLIYAVFRLQKYLPLNPDDIGNMPPALAFNTAVSFITNTNWQAYSGENTLSYFSQMVAITFPMFTSAATGFAVAVAFIRGLVGRQDNLGNFYVDMTRAITRVFLPLSFIVALVLVFQGIPQTLLGAVQATTIEGATQTITRGLVASLESIKHIGTNGGGWFGTNAAHPFENPTPVSNLIHIICMMLLPTSLVYAFGLMIKNKKQGWTIFAAMGIIFIVMLWAVFYVEYRGITAVDALGVHGNMEGKEVRFGIAETALFTAVTTAATTGSVNAMHESLTPLGSIVPFAEMMLNNVFGGKGVGLLNGLLYLILSVFICGLMVGRTPEFLGKKIEGKEVKLAAIAILIHPLIILAPTAWALIRPESITSISNQGMHGLAEVLYAFTSGAANNGSAFGGLSANTNFYNLSIGMVMLFGRFVSMIAMLAIAGSLATKRVVPVTTGTLRTNTPLFMGILIMIILVIGALTFFPALALGPIAEHLAVR, translated from the coding sequence ATGGGATTGTTACAGGTAGTCATCACACTGGGTATTATTATGCTTTTAGTGAAGCCTGTGGGTAGTTACTTGGTGAAAGTTTTTGGGTATGAAAAGAGTGGACTTGATCGTGTATTTGCTCCTTTTGAGCGGGTCTCCTATCGCATTATGGGTGTTAATGAAGATGAAGCGATGGGGTGGAAAAAGTATTTAGGGTCCGTACTATTAGTTAATTTTGTCATGATGCTTCTGATTTATGCGGTATTTCGGCTTCAAAAATATCTACCATTGAATCCTGACGATATTGGTAATATGCCTCCGGCATTAGCTTTTAACACGGCTGTTTCATTTATTACTAATACGAACTGGCAAGCATACAGCGGTGAAAATACACTTTCGTATTTCTCTCAAATGGTAGCCATTACGTTCCCGATGTTTACATCGGCTGCAACAGGTTTCGCTGTGGCGGTAGCTTTTATACGCGGTTTAGTTGGCCGTCAAGATAATCTCGGTAACTTTTACGTGGATATGACCAGAGCGATTACACGCGTATTTTTACCACTGAGCTTCATTGTTGCTTTAGTTTTAGTTTTTCAGGGTATTCCGCAAACACTACTGGGAGCTGTGCAAGCTACAACAATTGAAGGGGCCACACAAACGATTACTCGCGGGTTAGTGGCTTCACTGGAATCGATTAAACATATCGGTACAAACGGTGGCGGGTGGTTCGGTACGAATGCAGCGCATCCTTTTGAAAATCCGACACCGGTGTCCAATTTGATCCATATTATTTGTATGATGCTGCTGCCTACATCTCTGGTGTATGCATTCGGTCTGATGATTAAGAACAAAAAGCAAGGTTGGACCATCTTTGCTGCTATGGGGATCATCTTTATCGTGATGTTGTGGGCGGTATTCTACGTCGAGTATCGAGGCATAACTGCCGTAGATGCATTAGGTGTACATGGCAACATGGAAGGCAAGGAAGTAAGGTTCGGGATTGCTGAAACTGCTCTATTCACAGCGGTAACTACAGCTGCCACTACAGGTAGCGTAAACGCAATGCATGAATCGCTCACACCGCTCGGAAGTATCGTTCCTTTCGCGGAAATGATGCTGAACAATGTGTTCGGCGGTAAAGGGGTCGGCTTGTTAAACGGCTTGCTCTACCTCATTTTGTCGGTGTTCATCTGTGGACTTATGGTTGGTCGTACGCCAGAGTTTTTAGGTAAAAAAATTGAGGGCAAAGAGGTGAAGTTGGCGGCCATCGCCATTCTGATCCATCCGCTTATCATTTTGGCACCGACAGCTTGGGCACTTATTCGTCCTGAATCCATTACCTCGATATCCAATCAGGGGATGCATGGGTTGGCTGAAGTGCTGTATGCTTTCACGTCAGGTGCTGCTAATAACGGCTCCGCTTTTGGTGGACTAAGCGCCAATACGAACTTTTACAACTTGAGTATCGGTATGGTCATGCTGTTTGGGCGTTTCGTTTCCATGATCGCGATGTTAGCTATTGCCGGCTCTCTGGCTACGAAGCGTGTCGTTCCTGTTACGACAGGCACACTACGTACAAATACACCTTTATTTATGGGGATTTTAATCATGATTATTCTAGTTATCGGTGCTCTAACGTTCTTCCCGGCGCTGGCATTGGGGCCGATTGCTGAACATTTGGCGGTGCGTTAA
- a CDS encoding histidine kinase gives MEGFKRKTPEEILLSISKLHRGSFKIYIGAVSGSGKTYHMLREGQNLKQQGIDVVICAVSTLQRPETVEQLGDLERVPSIHWIKDGVEQKDLNLDALLERNPEVVLVDGLAHCNRADACFPSRLDDIKFLLSNDISVITTVNVYELEEAMEVAHKLTGVEVGHCVPSDTLELADEVRLIDATPETILNRLEEGHLKGNKDTSLFKRGNLGVLRELALRLVAEDVNDSLEEHREQMGFLGPSGATERILVTTQYHWNGSIYVRRGQQIAKRLNGDLHVVTLRNFNKPLIKEAATFRRSIMKLVQKVGGKFEELPLRNRRSIPQILVDYAISHNVTRIVLGHSRQTKWQTFIQGSVINGVLKRTKNIDVFLIADRASHEGERILPAHIHSLKEPYKYKRLSKQEVEAKIGKIKRGRFKVYIGAAPGVGKTYTMLREGNDLLKKGIDVKIGLLETHGRKETIAQIGELDIIPRAEIQYQGVKLEEMDTESIIRLGPEVVLVDELAHSNVPRTKNKKRYEDVLEILEAGISVIATVNVQHLESLNDAVEQITGIRVRETVPDHILRMADEVQLIDVAPGALQLRMREGKIYAMVKVDQALNNFFKTGNLIALRELALREIADDVDERLESMERKSSLRGPWRRREVIYVCVTEISQADRLIRRGFRIAYRLKATWHVSFIAMGSAEEWKQKLESLERLTIRFGGEFSYQEVANRNQIPQVFASKASEAGATQIIVWKDAIVKKLLPLASTMDVLIVADYDTWQTWGNKVK, from the coding sequence TTGGAAGGCTTCAAAAGAAAAACACCGGAAGAAATCCTATTATCCATCTCTAAACTGCACCGCGGCAGTTTTAAAATATATATCGGCGCAGTCAGCGGCTCTGGGAAAACCTATCACATGCTGCGTGAAGGGCAGAATCTTAAGCAGCAAGGGATTGATGTGGTCATTTGCGCCGTATCGACGCTCCAAAGACCGGAAACCGTGGAACAATTGGGGGATTTGGAAAGGGTCCCGAGCATTCATTGGATCAAGGACGGTGTCGAGCAAAAAGATCTTAATTTGGATGCGTTACTCGAAAGAAACCCGGAGGTCGTCCTTGTAGACGGGTTAGCCCACTGTAATCGAGCAGATGCTTGCTTTCCATCTCGGTTAGATGATATTAAGTTTTTACTTTCAAATGACATTAGTGTTATTACCACGGTGAATGTATATGAGCTGGAAGAGGCGATGGAGGTTGCTCATAAACTAACAGGTGTTGAGGTGGGGCACTGTGTTCCTTCCGATACCTTAGAACTCGCTGATGAGGTTCGATTAATCGACGCGACGCCGGAAACGATATTAAATCGATTAGAAGAAGGGCATTTAAAGGGAAATAAAGATACATCGTTATTCAAACGCGGTAATTTGGGCGTGCTGCGTGAACTGGCTCTTCGACTTGTTGCTGAGGATGTTAACGATTCTCTGGAAGAACATCGCGAACAAATGGGGTTTCTGGGTCCATCAGGAGCGACAGAGCGCATACTCGTAACGACACAGTATCATTGGAACGGTTCTATCTATGTCCGCAGAGGACAACAGATTGCTAAGCGTTTGAATGGTGATCTTCATGTGGTTACGCTGCGTAATTTCAATAAACCGCTCATCAAAGAAGCGGCCACTTTTCGCAGGTCCATTATGAAGCTTGTCCAAAAAGTAGGCGGCAAATTTGAAGAACTGCCTCTTCGGAACCGTCGCAGCATCCCTCAGATATTGGTGGACTATGCGATCTCCCATAACGTTACACGTATTGTATTGGGTCATTCTCGGCAAACCAAATGGCAAACTTTCATACAAGGCTCCGTCATCAATGGTGTATTAAAAAGAACTAAAAATATCGATGTGTTCTTGATTGCTGATCGTGCTTCACACGAGGGTGAGCGCATTCTCCCTGCCCATATCCATTCGCTGAAGGAGCCCTACAAATATAAACGTTTGAGCAAACAAGAAGTAGAGGCGAAAATCGGAAAAATCAAACGCGGGAGATTTAAAGTCTATATTGGAGCAGCCCCTGGAGTTGGTAAAACGTATACGATGCTGCGGGAAGGTAACGATTTGCTCAAAAAGGGGATTGATGTGAAGATTGGATTACTCGAAACCCATGGAAGAAAAGAGACCATTGCACAGATTGGCGAACTTGACATCATACCGCGGGCAGAAATTCAGTATCAAGGTGTAAAGCTGGAGGAGATGGATACAGAAAGTATCATACGACTGGGACCTGAAGTGGTTTTGGTTGATGAATTAGCTCATTCGAATGTACCCCGCACTAAGAATAAAAAACGGTATGAAGATGTGCTAGAAATTCTAGAAGCGGGCATATCGGTCATAGCTACCGTTAATGTGCAGCACTTGGAAAGCTTAAATGATGCCGTGGAACAAATTACAGGTATTCGGGTTCGGGAAACGGTTCCAGATCATATTCTTCGCATGGCGGATGAAGTGCAGTTAATCGACGTTGCCCCTGGGGCCTTACAGCTTCGCATGAGAGAAGGTAAGATTTATGCGATGGTAAAGGTAGATCAAGCGTTGAACAATTTCTTTAAAACGGGAAATCTGATCGCTTTACGAGAACTCGCGCTTCGCGAAATCGCTGATGATGTAGATGAACGTTTGGAATCTATGGAGCGTAAGAGCTCACTTCGTGGCCCATGGCGAAGAAGAGAAGTCATTTACGTGTGTGTCACGGAAATCTCACAAGCCGATCGCTTAATTCGTCGCGGTTTTCGGATTGCGTATCGACTTAAAGCAACTTGGCATGTAAGCTTTATTGCGATGGGAAGCGCAGAGGAGTGGAAGCAGAAGCTAGAGTCATTAGAGAGGCTGACCATTAGGTTCGGAGGCGAGTTTTCGTATCAAGAGGTGGCTAACCGTAACCAAATCCCGCAGGTGTTTGCTTCCAAAGCAAGTGAGGCGGGAGCGACTCAAATTATTGTGTGGAAAGACGCCATTGTCAAAAAGCTTCTGCCGCTTGCTAGTACAATGGATGTCCTGATTGTTGCCGACTATGATACGTGGCAAACTTGGGGAAATAAGGTAAAATGA
- a CDS encoding response regulator: protein MTTTGAKILIIDDEPQIRKLLRVTLTAHGFEAAEASTGQEGLLQATMVRPDLIVLDLGLPDMTGMEVLAHIREWSQVPIIILTAQDQEQDKVAALDRGADDYVTKPFGMGEFMARMRVALRHIAKTQDEPVLKLGHLVIDISQRSVELNEEKLKLTPTEYDLLKVLALNAGRVMTHKQLLKQVWGGQQYESDSQYLRVYVGHLRKKIEVDPTRPKYILTEPGIGYRFAWQEG, encoded by the coding sequence ATGACAACCACAGGGGCGAAGATCTTAATCATTGATGATGAACCACAAATACGGAAATTATTGCGCGTGACTCTAACCGCACACGGCTTTGAAGCAGCTGAAGCTTCCACCGGTCAAGAAGGCTTGCTGCAGGCCACAATGGTACGTCCAGATCTTATTGTCTTAGATCTAGGATTGCCTGATATGACAGGCATGGAAGTGCTGGCGCATATCCGTGAGTGGTCGCAGGTGCCCATCATTATTCTTACGGCTCAAGACCAGGAACAAGATAAAGTTGCTGCTTTGGATCGCGGCGCTGACGATTATGTAACGAAGCCGTTTGGCATGGGCGAATTTATGGCCCGTATGCGAGTTGCCTTACGGCATATCGCCAAGACGCAAGATGAACCCGTGTTGAAACTGGGTCATTTAGTTATTGATATATCGCAACGTAGTGTAGAGCTAAATGAGGAGAAACTCAAACTAACACCGACCGAATACGATTTGTTGAAAGTACTTGCTTTAAATGCCGGACGAGTGATGACACATAAACAATTGCTTAAACAAGTTTGGGGCGGTCAGCAGTATGAATCTGACAGCCAATATCTCAGAGTATACGTTGGTCATTTGAGGAAAAAGATTGAAGTGGACCCGACAAGACCGAAGTATATCCTTACGGAGCCTGGGATCGGATACCGCTTTGCTTGGCAGGAGGGTTGA
- a CDS encoding APC family permease produces MFSVIKRFLIGQPLKSNELGEQKLNKKKALAILSSDALSSVAYGPEQILLVLITVSAAAYWYTIPIAIGVLFLLLALILSYQQIIYAYPHGGGAYVVSKENLGMNAGLFAGGSLLVDYILTVAVSISAGTDAITSAFPHLHPYNVVIAILLVIFITILNLRGITESASILAYPVYLFVLALFILIGVGLFNIVTGNVSAELHAPIGTPVAGISLFLLLRAFSSGSSALTGVEAISNAIPNFKDPAPKNASKTLMAMGLLLAILFAGVVYLAYYYGISPKEEETVVSQIAAETFGRNFMYYVIQGTTAMILVLAANTGYSAFPLLAVNLAKDKFIARMFTIRGDRLGYSNGIIFLAVTSILLILLFKGQTEQLIPLYAVGVFIPFTLAQTGMLVKWFREKPKGWMVKLTINLVGAFMSFTVMMIFFITKFGQVWSVLIFLPLIVFIFHQIKKHYEAVGEQLRITTCEPAIPIEGNVIIVPVAGITHVVENSLNYAKSLSPNQIIAVYVAFERDVEKQFEEKWNTWQPEIRLVTLHSQYRSIVQPLMKFIDTVEHKAAESNFRVTVLIPQFIPKKSWQNILHNQSSLLIRAFLLYRRDLIVTTVPYHLKK; encoded by the coding sequence ATGTTTTCTGTCATTAAACGATTTTTAATCGGTCAGCCATTAAAGTCAAACGAACTAGGGGAACAAAAGCTTAATAAAAAGAAAGCTTTAGCTATCCTCTCTTCCGACGCTTTATCATCCGTTGCCTATGGGCCTGAGCAGATTCTACTAGTATTGATTACCGTAAGTGCTGCAGCTTATTGGTACACAATCCCTATAGCCATAGGCGTTCTGTTTCTTCTATTAGCACTTATTTTGTCATATCAACAAATCATATATGCCTATCCGCATGGTGGCGGGGCCTATGTCGTATCGAAGGAAAATCTCGGGATGAACGCGGGTTTATTTGCAGGAGGATCCCTTTTAGTTGATTACATACTAACGGTGGCGGTCAGTATCTCTGCAGGTACGGATGCCATTACTTCTGCTTTTCCGCACTTACATCCTTATAATGTAGTTATTGCCATCCTACTAGTTATTTTCATTACGATTTTAAATCTCAGGGGTATAACGGAGTCGGCTTCTATTTTAGCTTATCCTGTGTATCTATTTGTGCTGGCTTTGTTTATCTTAATTGGAGTCGGATTATTCAACATTGTAACTGGGAATGTCTCAGCTGAATTGCATGCTCCAATTGGCACGCCCGTTGCAGGTATTTCCTTGTTTTTATTACTAAGAGCATTTTCATCGGGGAGTTCTGCTTTAACAGGGGTAGAAGCGATCTCTAATGCAATCCCAAACTTCAAGGATCCAGCTCCAAAAAATGCATCCAAAACACTGATGGCTATGGGCTTATTACTTGCCATTTTATTTGCGGGAGTCGTTTATCTAGCGTATTACTATGGGATATCACCCAAAGAAGAGGAAACGGTTGTCTCACAAATAGCTGCTGAAACGTTCGGTAGAAATTTCATGTATTACGTCATCCAAGGTACAACCGCTATGATTCTAGTTCTCGCTGCGAATACGGGATATTCGGCTTTCCCCTTACTGGCTGTTAATTTGGCCAAGGATAAATTTATAGCAAGGATGTTTACGATTAGAGGAGATCGATTAGGGTATTCAAACGGAATCATTTTCCTGGCGGTTACATCGATCTTGTTAATCCTTCTTTTCAAAGGGCAAACGGAGCAATTAATTCCTCTGTATGCAGTCGGAGTATTCATTCCATTTACCTTAGCTCAGACAGGGATGTTGGTGAAATGGTTTCGTGAGAAACCGAAAGGCTGGATGGTTAAATTAACGATTAATTTAGTTGGAGCATTCATGAGCTTTACGGTCATGATGATCTTCTTTATTACTAAGTTTGGGCAGGTATGGTCTGTTCTCATCTTTTTGCCACTAATTGTTTTTATTTTTCACCAGATCAAGAAACACTATGAGGCCGTAGGCGAACAATTAAGAATAACAACTTGCGAACCAGCGATTCCTATTGAAGGAAATGTGATCATTGTGCCTGTGGCGGGCATTACGCATGTGGTAGAGAACTCCTTGAATTATGCCAAATCCCTTTCGCCAAATCAGATCATCGCCGTTTATGTGGCTTTCGAAAGAGACGTCGAGAAACAATTTGAGGAGAAATGGAATACGTGGCAGCCCGAGATAAGGCTGGTAACTTTACATTCCCAGTATCGGAGCATTGTTCAACCATTGATGAAATTTATTGATACGGTCGAGCATAAGGCAGCTGAATCAAATTTTCGGGTAACCGTCCTAATCCCACAGTTTATTCCTAAGAAAAGCTGGCAGAATATTCTCCATAACCAATCCAGTCTACTTATCCGTGCTTTCTTGCTGTATAGAAGAGACCTTATCGTAACGACAGTGCCGTATCATTTGAAAAAATAA
- a CDS encoding ATP-binding protein: MVKKTNDFINWKSYFIIAIYITVSTIFLRVFGLFLDLVNIALLYLFPVLFSAVRWGRGPSFFAAGMGVLAFDFFFVPPVFSLTVADLRYLISFIVFLSVAALTANLASKLRSQIHQAQQREASTAALYALSHKITAISDLDILLNQIVQHVSDTLDAKAAIILPNQLGEQQLEAYSKDGGDWARDESHLSIAAWVNNHNSIAGRGTLTLGESSDLHVPLATDQQVHGVFAVHVGDRNMSDMPELIRIIEALSDLVAVAISRVKLANDAKVAQLTAESEKLRTALLDSLSHELRTPLATIIGSVTGLLEGEDVFGPEDRRELLLTTREGATRMNRLVGNLLGMVRIESGMLRLNKQWCGVEDIVGVALTQLNDALLHRKVNIRLAPDLPSVPLDEVLIEQVLINVISNAIKYSPDGSKIVIEADHNQDMLDLTIKDEGEGIASADMERVFEKFYRGHLTKHMPGTGLGLAICKSIVEAHGGHIAAMMNGNRGTAIRISLPLQFAEKDGDGNDNHRGEDLNH; this comes from the coding sequence ATGGTGAAAAAAACAAATGATTTTATAAACTGGAAATCTTACTTTATAATCGCAATTTATATTACAGTATCGACCATATTTCTAAGAGTTTTTGGTCTTTTTCTAGATTTAGTTAACATTGCGCTTCTCTATTTATTTCCTGTTCTTTTTAGTGCTGTGAGATGGGGAAGGGGACCTTCCTTTTTTGCAGCGGGAATGGGGGTTTTGGCGTTTGATTTCTTTTTTGTGCCTCCCGTTTTTAGTCTTACGGTTGCAGATTTGCGTTATTTAATCTCTTTTATCGTATTCTTATCTGTTGCAGCTCTTACAGCAAATTTGGCTTCTAAACTGCGTAGTCAAATTCATCAAGCGCAGCAAAGAGAAGCAAGTACGGCTGCTCTGTACGCATTAAGTCATAAGATTACCGCCATTTCAGACTTAGATATACTACTGAATCAGATTGTTCAGCATGTTTCCGATACGCTAGATGCTAAGGCTGCTATCATTCTGCCAAATCAGTTGGGTGAACAGCAGTTGGAAGCCTACTCCAAGGATGGAGGAGATTGGGCCCGTGATGAATCCCATCTGTCTATCGCAGCATGGGTGAATAATCATAATTCCATCGCGGGTCGAGGGACTCTTACTTTGGGGGAATCATCGGATCTGCATGTCCCTTTAGCTACGGATCAGCAGGTACATGGCGTGTTTGCTGTTCATGTGGGTGATAGAAATATGTCAGATATGCCGGAACTTATTCGGATTATCGAAGCGCTATCTGATCTTGTAGCCGTTGCGATATCTCGCGTTAAACTCGCGAATGATGCCAAGGTGGCGCAATTGACGGCAGAATCGGAGAAGCTGCGGACCGCGCTGCTGGACTCGCTTTCACATGAATTGCGAACACCTCTGGCAACCATCATCGGTTCAGTAACCGGACTTCTAGAAGGGGAAGACGTCTTCGGTCCTGAAGATCGACGAGAGTTATTATTAACGACTCGTGAGGGAGCTACCCGGATGAACAGGTTAGTAGGCAATTTACTGGGTATGGTTCGGATTGAGAGCGGCATGCTGCGTTTAAATAAACAGTGGTGCGGGGTAGAGGATATTGTAGGCGTTGCGCTTACGCAATTGAACGACGCTTTGCTTCACAGAAAAGTTAACATACGTCTTGCACCAGATCTTCCGTCGGTACCTCTTGACGAAGTTCTTATTGAACAGGTGTTGATTAATGTGATTAGTAATGCCATTAAGTATTCGCCTGATGGAAGCAAGATTGTGATTGAAGCAGATCACAACCAAGACATGCTTGATTTGACCATCAAAGATGAGGGTGAGGGCATTGCTTCAGCTGATATGGAGCGGGTGTTTGAGAAATTTTATAGAGGCCATTTAACCAAACATATGCCAGGAACAGGGCTAGGGCTTGCGATCTGTAAAAGTATTGTGGAAGCACATGGCGGCCATATTGCAGCGATGATGAATGGGAATCGAGGAACGGCTATTCGGATAAGCTTGCCTTTACAATTCGCTGAGAAAGACGGGGATGGGAATGACAACCACAGGGGCGAAGATCTTAATCATTGA